The following proteins are co-located in the Candida dubliniensis CD36 chromosome 3, complete sequence genome:
- a CDS encoding fungal zinc cluster transcription factor, putative (Similar to Candida albicans ZCF8): protein MESNLSNTESPSPSPSSPSPSSHTTPATTNTTNNENLVNQITTSTTTNTTPSSGNIMTTTTTKPKRQRRSYSCGPCKLLKIKCDLQIPCTACKKFNRINRCLLQPPQPPSEQELSKIQERKKRTTIKKMKLSNEFVQAYNVNPNALPSMISTVESTSKNYEKKTQKYKMNQISLDKGSPSKENNHKISNQLSNSNGSRQDTQLSKTQNSIPPHSLIEIQRHHLSFQQPQMNKQQLHPISYITSVSSPSSTLTSTTFNFPQNSQQEDVIQYLLDMDSQKNIDLTMVDIKRIKRLLPNDFALFKNMFDCYLNTINPIAIDMQDFSEIFKQSNLVYNKLLSIDDENPRNLSINVPFTLIELRNLSLFFLILVNGLLFDFRGSNNKTTMDNARHQNHNNHNTNFLLERRLYKSKNDMIEDWIKISKFIKLKVLAYESLTDIIFLIDWYMILKNYYDYENMVVENYLEFNNLLNYLVLNNDFINTIEDPYNEVGRNPNDDDDVDDDKDTTTVLSSVEEKQVVYPDTRHFKVLSKYWIQLRLIEIDYTFFQFKGSLLFANQLKGTVVPHKKILSTLYKDIELDPITTHLMKIWGLYYKRSKNTTSVREIIKDYLLLYCNMMGTLKDELNEFETTKPLESPNSRSINLKDIELLIKNQRLLHLFVRWLSFIRIESNYFPSLRYTTYLTTIMNLFNHFNYLDDRSNSNVLSMIFNNYSLNNIKLFYQCLVFQGIFLVLLKNALNGNNIYPNSIPKFKINLEKIYQFSLHQYQTTLNKILNHEICRELSENITLFKLITNLSIEFNQYLINPITNNNNNNNLNSKEKDLDLDLTDLIYDLKSKISSSNWDLLLNYFFGSKDNFARYIEKIWDLFQYLKIDPTTTTVSTPTTNIPITSKIYLNDHLIDEVIGKFSGFKFDEDVVNNYFKHCVEPNIFE, encoded by the coding sequence ATGGAAagtaatttatcaaatactGAATCACCTTCACCTTCACCATCTTCACCTTCACCTTCGTCACATACTACTCCAGCAACCACTAACACCACCAATAATGAGAATCTCGTCAACCAAATAACGACAAGTACTACCACAAATACAACTCCATCGTCTGGCAACATCATgacaaccaccaccacaaaaCCGAAACgtcaaagaagaagttaTAGTTGTGGTCCAtgcaaattattaaaaatcaaatgtgATTTACAAATCCCCTGTACTGCTtgtaaaaaatttaatcGAATTAATCGATGTTTATTACAACCACCTCAGCCTCCTTCAGAACAAGAATTGAGTAAAATTCAAGAACGGAAAAAGAGAACtacaattaaaaaaatgaaattatccAATGAATTTGTCCAAGCATATAATGTGAATCCCAATGCATTACCATCAATGATTTCTACAGTGGAATCTACTTCGAAAAATtatgaaaagaaaactcagaaatataaaatgaatcaaatacTGTTAGACAAGGGCTCTCCTCTGAAAGAGAATAACCATAAAATTTCAAACCAATTGAGCAACTCCAATGGTAGTAGACAAGATACTCAATTATCTAAAACTCAAAACTCAATCCCACCTCATTCACTTATTGAAATTCAACGACATCATTTGAGTTTCCAACAACCACAAAtgaataaacaacaattacatCCAATTTCGTATATCACATCTGTgtcatcaccatcatcaacattaacatcaacaacttttaATTTCCCTCAAAATTCTCAACAAGAAGATGTGATTCAATATTTACTTGACATGGATtcacaaaaaaatattgatttaaccATGGTTGatataaaaagaataaaacgACTATTACCTAATGATTTTGCattgtttaaaaatatGTTTGATTGTTATTTAAATACCATTAATCCCATTGCTATTGATATGCAAGATTTTTCAGAGATTTTCAAACAAAGTAATCTtgtttataataaattattatccaTCGATGATGAAAATCCGAGAAATTTAAGTATTAATGTCCCATTTactttaattgaattacgAAACTTGTCATTATTTTTCCTTATACTAGTTAAtggtttattatttgattttagagggagcaacaacaaaacaacaatggaCAATGCCCGCCATCAAAACCACAACAATCATAATACTAATTTCTTACTTGAAAGAAGgttatataaatcaaagaaTGACATGATTGAAGATTGGATCAAAATATcgaaatttattaaattaaaagttTTAGCTTATGAAAGTTTAActgatattatttttttaattgattggtATATGATTcttaaaaattattatgacTATGAAAATATGGTAGTGGAAAATTATcttgaatttaataatttattaaattatcttgtattgaataatgattttattaataccATTGAAGATCCTTATAATGAAGTAGGACGAAATccaaatgatgatgatgatgttgacGATGACAAAGATACCACAACTGTTTTATCATCAGTTGAAGAGAAACAAGTAGTGTATCCTGATACTAGACATTTTAAagttttatcaaaatattggATTCAACTTCgtttaattgaaattgattatacatttttccaattcaaaggatctttgttgtttgctaatcaattaaaaggTACAGTTGTTCCtcataaaaaaatattgagTACTCTTtataaagatattgaattggatCCTATTACTACtcatttaatgaaaatatggGGGTTATATTATAAACGATCGAAAAATACCACCTCAGTGAGAGAAATAATTaaagattatttattattatattgtaATATGATGGGTACTTTAAAagatgaattgaatgaatttgaaaccaCTAAACCATTAGAATCACCTAATCTGAGATCAATTAATCttaaagatattgaattaCTCATTAAAAATCAACGACTTTTACATTTATTTGTTCGATGGTTATCATTTATTCgtattgaatcaaattatttCCCAAGCTTACGATATACCACTTATTTAACTACtataatgaatttgtttaatcattttaattatttggatGATAGAAGCAATAGTAATGTATTATCCatgattttcaataattattcattaaacaatattaaattattttatcaatGTTTAGTATTCCAAGGGatttttttagtattattgaaaaatgccTTGAATGGGAATAATATTTatccaaattcaattccaaaatttaaaattaatttagagaagatttatcaatttctgttacatcaatatcaaacaacattaaataaaatattaaatcatGAAATTTGTCGAGAATTACTGGAAAATATCacattattcaaattaattactaatttatctattgaatttaatcaatatttaattaacCCCataactaataataataataataataatcttaactctaaagaaaaagatttggatttggatttgacAGATTTAATTTACGATTTAAAATccaaaatttcttcatcaaattgggatttattattaaattatttctttggttCAAAAGATAATTTTGCTCgatatattgaaaaaatttgggatttatttcaatatttaaagATAGATCCAACCACCACGACAGTTTCCACTCCTACAACTAATATACCAATAACATCaaagatttatttgaatgatcatttgattgatgaagTTATAGGGAAATTTAGTGGgtttaaatttgatgaagatgttgttaataattattttaaaCATTGTGTTGAACCAAATATCTTTGAATGA
- a CDS encoding mitochondrial ornithine carrier protein, putative (Similar to S. cerevisiae ORT1), translated as MNNNNYSLLSLPPPPPSSSPLQAKELCNLLNCFLFHPIYNDSTLSFNDNSQKKTNTSTTSNQTVSLSAAGMRALIYQLQSIYLRTPIKLFRPSRFDYLAYVRALANKHDNIENKPYRFRTHSSLGMIINVVRKQGWKFIPDQILPPLIANSATGVILYATYLTTLDYYTKQHNKTKTKTELQETDGETTTTTGRANFNWYAPIDTWRAGFVAGAVQSLAAAPVDAIYTRSTVAEMLEGSHENLWVFGFNKLREIGLIGVFAGYGFSLVKESVGFAFYFSTFEIIKTQGYNLTYKLINYYKKSEQLIKLNLKKLFKWDDDKIDEKLEKLEKYRSMKILKSSFILIAGASAAFSLLAVQYPISKIQKIHLSRLEALDVYNASRFVGNSSPFFKLYYNSYVDTYKQVLRMKQRANITWFEAAYSGFVRNALTTIPATSIALLVFEIMRTKLTDNFEDYNDVLEA; from the coding sequence ATgaataacaacaattatagCTTATTATctttaccaccaccaccaccatcatcatcaccattacAAGCAAAGGAACTATGTAATCTACTAAATTGTTTTCTATTTCATCCAATATATAATGATTCAACACTACTGTTCAATGATAATTCACAGAAAAAGACCAATACTTCCACTACTAGCAATCAAACAGTATCATTATCAGCAGCGGGTATGAGAgcattaatttatcaattacaatcaatttatcttCGTACaccaataaaattatttcGACCATCaagatttgattatttagCTTATGTTAGAGCTCTTGCTAATAAAcatgataatattgaaaataaaccTTATCGATTTAGAACTCATAGTTCATTAGGAATGATTATAAATGTTGTTAGGAAACAAGGTTGGAAATTTATTCCTGATCAAATATTACCTCCATTGATTGCAAATTCCGCCACGGGAGTAATTTTATATGCTACTTATTTAACGACATTAGATTATTATACCAAACAACAtaacaaaactaaaaccaaaacagaACTACAGGAAACTGATGGTgaaactactactaccactgGTCGAgcaaatttcaattggtaTGCACCTATTGATACTTGGAGAGCAGGATTTGTTGCTGGTGCCGTCCAATCCCTTGCTGCCGCACCAGTTGATGCAATATATACTAGACTGACAGTAGCAGAAATGTTGGAAGGATCACATGAAAATTTATGGGTATttggatttaataaattacgAGAAATTGGATTAATTGGAGTATTTGCCGGATATGGTTTTTCATTAGTTAAAGAAAGTGTTGGATTTgcattttattttctgacttttgaaattattaaaactCAAGGATATAATTTAacttataaattaattaattattataaaaaactggaacaattaattaaattaaatttgaaaaaattatttaaatgggatgatgataaaattgatgaaaaattggaaaaattagaaaaatatCGActgatgaaaatattaaaatctTCATTTATATTAATTGCTGGTGCTTCTGCGGCGTTCTCATTATTAGCAGTTCAATATCCAATTTctaaaattcaaaaaattcatttatcAAGATTAGAAGCTTTGGATGTTTATAATGCATCACGATTTGTTGGTAATAGTTCaccattttttaaattatattataattctTATGTTGATACTTATAAACAAGTATTACGAATGAAACAACGTGCTAATATAACTTGGTTTGAAGCAGCTTATTCTGGGTTTGTTAGAAATGCATTGACTACTATCCCAGCTACTTCGATTGCCTTATTAGTATTTGAAATAATGAGAACTAAATTAACtgataattttgaagattATAATGATGTTCTTGAAGCGTGA
- the URA3 gene encoding orotidine 5'-phosphate decarboxylase, putative, translated as MTVNTKTYSARAETHASPVAQRLFRLMESKKTNLCASIDVDTTKEFLELIDKLGPYVCLIKTHIDIINDFSYESTIEPLLELSRKHQFMIFEDRKFADIGNTVKKQYIGGVYKISSWADITNAHGVTGNGVVEGLKQGAKETTTDQEPRGLLMLAELSSVGSLAYGEYSQKTVEIAKSDKEFVIGFIAQRDMGGQEEGFDWIIMTPGVGLDDKGDGLGQQYRTVNEVVSTGTDIIIVGRGLFGKGRDPEVEGKRYRDAGWNAYLKKTGQL; from the coding sequence ATGACAGTCAACACCAAAACTTATAGTGCGAGAGCAGAGACTCATGCTTCACCAGTAGCACAACGATTATTTCGATTAATGGAACTGAAAAAAACCAATTTATGTGCTTCAATTGATGTCGATACCACCAAAgaatttcttgaattaattgataaattaggTCCCTATGTATGTTTAATCAAGACTCatattgatataattaatgatttttcttATGAATCTACCATTGAACCATTATTAGAACTTTCACGTAAACATCAATTTATGATTTTTGAAGATAGGAAATTTGCTGATATTGGTAATACAGTAAAGAAACAATATATTGGAGGAGTTTATAAAATTAGTAGTTGGGCTGATATTACTAATGCTCATGGTGTTACTGGGAATGGAGTAGTTGAAGGATTAAAACAAGGAGCTAAAGAAACCACTACCGACCAAGAACCAAGAGGGTTATTGATGTTAGCAGAATTATCATCAGTCGGATCATTAGCATACGGAGAATATTCTCAAAAAACTGTTGAAATTGCCAAATCAgataaagaatttgttATTGGATTTATTGCTCAGCGTGATATGGGAGGTCAAGAAGAAGGGTTTGATTGGATTATTATGACTCCTGGAGTTGGATTAGATGATAAAGGTGATGGCTTGGGACAACAATATAGAACTGTTAATGAAGTTGTTAGTACTGGAactgatattattattgttggtaGAGGATTATTTGGTAAAGGAAGAGATCCAGAAGTTGAAGGTAAAAGATATAGAGATGCTGGCTGGAATgcttatttgaaaaagacTGGCCAATTATGA
- a CDS encoding transcription factor involved in iron utilization, putative, whose translation MLDKLNRKQSKERIVTKIPTSRTTQIDKNQLENTPKDNESNHANRGIHPDESYTSDTSFAPTVLSLIEDGTLTRSSTNRQRHGKTSFKSFFRTMSLKVNSKTRNKERKTQEELAAEKALAELRNLPRNPLDLELNELHVASNFNEVRKLIDDIFIDENQDAASRAIRISTQNKSFSSMEKPYGLTKIKSLQTEDDYSLPITSFIIETLEENSINIEPSQHDNATTNTDILIEAEDEKEEEEEEEEILNYDDLDVISDNMNETDPGSSISTSNDMMSTTNATENGPIIVGGSTERIDTTNIDKRKLVVVNSTPNDNDYYATNDINANFITPRPSNESVETLAGVYKDYEATDTTNTNADATEAADINAETSNAIDTTTNTTNEAIANADTTNTGNASEVMIDTTTSTTDNDEEEIEKTTDSNMATNDNVSDKIANTDVESSSDNSFDATTANTTNTNNFNNIEVNTEVTNTTVDNTTSAKFDSTDISTTTATAIPTAVDGIPIADEITNTANSNRISTATVDSFVGKTGENYESFITNAGKDFNDNNANLKTPTDNSTTANLQSGASIKKSNTKTGSSEQNPFQKKLMNYLNSLN comes from the coding sequence ATGTTGGATAAATTAAATCGGaaacaatcaaaagaaagaattgttACTAAGATCCCAACTTCCAGGACTACCCAAATAgataaaaatcaattagaGAATACTCCCAAAGataatgaatcaaatcatGCTAATAGAGGAATTCATCCTGATGAAAGTTATACTTCAGACACTTCATTTGCACCAACAGTGCTTTCTTTGATTGAAGATGGGACTCTCACCCgatcatcaacaaatcGTCAACGGCATGGTAAAACATCATTCAAGAGTTTTTTCAGAACTATGAGTTTAAAAGTCAATTCAAAGACAAGAAACAAGGAACGGAAAACTCAAGAAGAACTAGCAGCAGAAAAAGCACTTGCTGAACTAAGAAACCTTCCTCGTAATCCTCTTGATcttgaattgaatgaacTTCATGTCGCACTGAATTTTAACGAAGTGAGAAAACTTATTGACgatatatttattgatgaaaatcAGGATGCTGCTTCTAGGGCAATTAGAATTAGTacacaaaacaaaagtTTTAGTTCTATGGAAAAACCTTATGGTTTAACAAAGATAAAGAGTTTACAAACTGAGGATGATTATAGTCTACCTATAACCTCGTTTATTATAGAAACTCTAGAagaaaattcaatcaatattGAACCTTCACAACATGATAATGCAACTACCAACACTGATATTTTGATTGAGGCAGAGGACGAGaaggaggaagaagaagaggaagaagaaattttgaattatgaTGACCTTGATGTTATTAGTGATAATATGAATGAAACTGATCCCGGATCCTCCATAAGCACCAGCAATGATATGATGAGTACTACCAATGCCACTGAAAATGGGCCAATTATTGTAGGGGGCAGCACTGAAAGAATCGATACAACTAACATagacaaaagaaaacttgttgttgtcaatAGCACACCTAACGACAACGACTACTATGCAACGAATGACATAAATGCTAACTTTATTACGCCTAGACCTTCTAATGAAAGTGTTGAAACTCTTGCTGGCGTTTATAAAGATTATGAGGCTACAGATACGACCAACACAAATGCGGATGCAACCGAGGCTGCTGATATCAATGCCGAGACTTCCAATGCTATTGATACAACAACTAATACTACCAATGAAGCAATTGCCAATGCTGACACCACTAATACTGGAAATGCTAGCGAAGTTATGATTGACACGACAACAAGCACTACTGATAAtgacgaagaagaaattgaaaagacCACAGATTCCAATATGGCTACCAATGATAATGTTTCTGATAAAATAGCAAATACAGATGTGGAATCTTCTAGTGATAATAGTTTTGATGCTACTACAGCTAACACAACCAATActaacaatttcaataacaTTGAAGTAAACACAGAAGTTACCAACACCACAGTTGATAATACCACTAGTGCCAAGTTTGATAGTACTGATATcagtactactactgctactGCTATTCCTACTGCTGTTGATGGAATCCCTATTGCTGATGAAATAACCAACACTGCGAACTCCAATCGAATTTCTACTGCCACTGTCGATAGTTTTGTCGGGAAGACTGGTGAGAATTATGAATCCTTCATTACCAATGCTGGTAAAGACTTCAATGACAATAATgcaaatttgaaaacacCGACAGACAATTCTACAACAGCAAATTTACAGTCTGGTgcttcaattaaaaaatctaATACTAAAACTGGATCTTCAGAACAAAAtccatttcaaaaaaaacttatgaattatttaaacaGTTTGAATTGA